From Etheostoma spectabile isolate EspeVRDwgs_2016 chromosome 8, UIUC_Espe_1.0, whole genome shotgun sequence, a single genomic window includes:
- the LOC116694590 gene encoding DNA replication complex GINS protein PSF3 — protein sequence MDAQSYLPVQPGVGMEENFLSLDDILLSHERLPIRTECSFPRLGFLEKSSDSQDIPEGTKMELPLWLSKGLYEKKRRVLSVELPKVYREGWRTVFNADPNVVDLHKMGPYYYGLGSQMLHFDSPENPEIAQTLLQTFIGRFRRNMDSSQNAYNEDTSALVERLDCLEKALFTSGQSGLNSFQSWEKGRASQLTASSLVLNYRKRKITDLQP from the exons ATGGATGCACAGTCATATCTACCTGTACAGCCTGGGGTGGGCATGGAGGAGAACTTCCTGTCTCTCGACGATATTTTACTCTCTCATGAGAGACTTCCCATCCGGACAGAGTGCAGCTTTCCCCGGCTGGGATTTCTGGAGAAGTCGAGTGACTCGCAGGACATACCGGAG GGTACAAAGATGGAGCTTCCGTTGTGGCTGTCCAAAGGTCTGTacgagaagaagaggagagttTTGTCAGTGGAGCTTCCAAAGGTGTACAGAGAGGGCTGGAGGACGGTGTTCAACGCCGACCCCAACGTGGTGGATCTGCATAAGATGGGGCCCTACTACTACGGCCTGGGGTCCCAGATGCTGCACTTTGACAGCCCAGAGAACCCCGAGATCGCACAGACGCTGCTGCAG ACGTTCATCGGTCGCTTCCGACGGAACATGGACTCCTCCCAGAATGCCTACAACGAGGACACGTCTGCGCTGGTGGAGCGTCTGGACTGCCTGGAGAAGGCTCTGTTCACGTCGGGGCAGAGCGGCCTCAACAGCTTCCAGAGCTGGGAGAAGGGCCGGGCCTCCCAGCTCACCGCCTCCAGTCTGGTTCTCAACTACCGCAAGAGGAAGATCACCGATTTACAGCCCTGA